Genomic DNA from Prevotella intermedia ATCC 25611 = DSM 20706:
CATCGTTGCAATTGATAAAGATTGGGTGATGAGTCTTTTGAAAGCGTTCAAAGAAACAAGCAGTTGCCTTTTTTGCTAAACGATTGTAGTCTTGATAGACTTGGAAAATGTTAGGATTGGTAGCAACTTCTTTTGCTTCAATAGAGAAAGGTATCACCATCTTTATGCCATAGCGTTGGCAAAAGTCGCCCAATGGCTTTACTTGATTAGAATAAAGTGGACCAAAGATAATGTCTAAAGTAGATGCATTCTTATCAATCAAGGTGGTTCTGATGTCAGCATCTTTAGGTACATTCCACGCATGCACATCAGTATTAATGCCTTCTTGCTTCATTTGCTCAAGTGCAAGCAAGATTCCTCTATAATATTCTACCATTCTCAAGCCGTCGCCATCTTCTCTATGAAGTGGAAGCATCACGCCAATGCGAACCGTGTTCGTAACAGGCGTATTGGCTGTTATAGGCTTTTTAGCAGTATTGCTTATTGTGTTGCTTTCCGTGCCAGCTGTATATTTCTTATCACCACCTTTTGCATAAGGCACAAAAATCCAATTACCCTTTTTAAGCTCATATCCTTCTTGCTTCATTTCAGGGTTTGCATTGATAAGCTCCTGTATGCTGACACCGTACTCTTTAGCTATGCCAAAGATTGTTTCCTTCTTTTTCACCTTATGAAGGTCTCTCCATACCGTAGTTTGTGCAACGACGTGGACAGAGAAAACCAAAACAACTAATAAAAGTAAATACTTATAATAATGTTTCATAATTGTACGTTCTGAGTTTAACACCTTGCAAAGATAACAAAAAGTATTCACTATTTGCTTTTTGTCAATAGTTTTTTTGTATTTTTGCAGAAATAAGAAGATTATGCAGACATATTTTAATAAAATATCCTTAATAGTGGTATTATTTTTATTTACCACGAATGTTTTTTCTCAATCGTGCGAGCCATACGGAACGTACATTGGCGAAAATGGAAGTACAGAAACCATTAATTCTGCACAAGGCTTTTCTGGCTCTGCTCCATTGACCGTCGATTTCGTAGCAAACCCTGTTGTTGATTACCCCAATGGAACTCATTTTGAGTGGCATTTCTTTGAGCAGGCTAATCGCAAGAATGCGTTTTTAATACGTTATGAGCAGAATACGCAATACACTTTTACGACAGCAGGCTCGTTTCAAATTTGCTTGTATGAAATATTAGGTAGCGATACAATTAATATTTACGACCCGATAACAGTTTCAATAAGCGAGAGCGAAATCGTTTTCCCCAATGCTTTTTCGCCTAACGGAGATGGTATAAACGATGTCTACAAGGCTAAAAAAGGATTTAAGAGCATTGTAGAGTTTCGTGCAATTATCTTTAACCGATGGGGACAGAAGCTATTTGAATGGACCGACCCTAACGAAGGGTGGGACGGAACTTTCAACGGAAAGCCTGTTGCACAAGGCGTTTACTTTGTAAATGTAAAGGCAAAGGGTGCTGATGGTAGAAAGTTTCATATCAAGAAAGATGTGAATTTATTGCGTGGATACAATGAAACCACTACACAGATGCCTTAACGGTTATGTAAATTAACTAACACAGACTAATTAATGAACGATAAAATAGAAGTATTAGGGGCGCGTGTGCACAATTTGAAAGGTGTAGATGTAACGATGCCACGCAATGCGCTGATTGTTTTTACAGGATTATCGGGTTCAGGCAAAAGTTCTTTGGCGTTCGATACCATATTTGCTGAAGGGCAAAGACGGTATATTGAAACATTTTCTGCCTATGCCCGCAACTTTCTCGGAGGTATGGAACGCCCTGACGTTGATAAGATAACAGGATTGTCGCCTGTTATTTCTATCGAGCAGAAAACAACCAGCAAGAACCCACGTTCAACGGTTGGAACCACTACGGAAATATACGATTATCTTCGTTTGCTGTATGCCCGTGCAGGAACTGCTTATTCTTATATGAGCGGCGAAGCAATGGTGAAGTACACAGAAGAGCGTGTTGTGGAAATGATTCTTCACGATTATACTGATAAGAGCATCTATGTGCTTGCCCCATTGGTGCGAAACCGTAAAGGACATTATCGTGAATTGTTCGAGCAAATGCGTCGCAAAGGCTATCTTTATATTCGTGTTGATGGCGAAATCCTTGAAATTACGCGTGGCATGAAGGTGGATAGATACAAGAACCACAACATAGAAGTTGTAATCGACAGGCTCAAACTCGGTGCTGCCAACGATGAAACGTTTAAAGACCGATTGGCAAAAACAGTGTCGGTTGCGATGAAACAAGGCGATTCGCTTATTATGATAATGGAGAAAGACAGCGGTTCGGCTAAGTATTTTTCCAAGCGTTTGATGGACCCTGTTACGGGAATAGCCTATAAAGACCCCGCTCCGAATATCTTTTCATTTAATTCTCCTGAAGGTGCGTGCCCCCATTGCAAGGGCTTGGGCAAGATTAGCGAGATAGATTTAGGCAAGGTGATTCCCGAAACAGCACTGAGTATTCATGAAGGTGCAATTATTCCTTTAGGCAAATACAAGAACCAAATGATATTCTGGCAGATAGATGCCATTCTTGAAAAGAGCGAATGTACTTTGAAGACCCCTGTCAAGGATATTCCAAAGGAGGTGCTCGACGAGATTCTTTATGGCTCTTTAGATAAGGTTCGTATATCAAAAGAACTTGTCCATACCAATTCCGACTATTTCTCTACCTTCGATGGCGTTATAAAATATTTGCGTTCGGTAATGGAAAACGATGAAACTGCAGCAGGAAAGAAATGGGCTGACCAGTTTATCGCTGAGCGTGAATGCCCCGAATGCAATGGGCAGCGTCTTAATCGTGAAGCTCTCTCTTATCGTATATGGGACAAGAACATTGCCGAACTTTCAGCAATGGATATAACCGACCTTAAAGTATGGATAGAAGAGGTAGAGAAACACATCAGCGAAAAGCAGCAACTCATTGCCAAAGAGATATTAAAAGAAATTCGTAAACGTATAAACTTCCTGCTCGATGTGGGTCTTGACTATCTTTCGCTGAACCGTCAGAGCGCAACTCTTTCGGGTGGAGAAAGCCAGCGTATAAGGTTGGCAACACAGATAGGCTCTCAGCTTGTGAATGTACTTTATATTCTCGACGAACCTTCCATCGGTTTGCACCAGCGCGATAACAATCGTTTGATAAAGTCGTTGCGCGAACTACGCGACCTTGGCAATACTGTCATTGTTGTAGAACACGACGAAGATATGATGCGTGCTGCCGATTGGATTGTCGATATTGGCCCCAAGGCAGGCAGAAAGGGTGGAGAAGTTGTTTTCCAAGGCACATACGAGCAGATGCTCAAGACGCATACACTTACCGCGCAGTATCTTAACGGCGAACAACAAATTGCGCTTCCCGAAGTGCATCGCAAAGGAAATGGCAAGTCGATATGGCTGTATGGCTGTAAAGGAAACAATCTGAAAGATGTAGATATAGAGTTTCCGCTCGGCAAGCTCATTGTTGTTACGGGTGTGTCAGGTTCGGGTAAGAGCACATTAATTAATGAAACCTTGCAGCCAATACTTTCGCAACATTTCTATCGTTCGTTGAAAACTCCTATGGAATATTCGAAGATAGAAGGAATAGACAATGTAGACAAGGTCGTGAATGTAGACCAAAGTCCTATTGGGCGTACCCCACGCAGCAATCCTGCCACCTATACAGGTGTGTTTTCAGATATCCGCAATCTCTTCGTAAACCTTCCCGAAGCCAAGATACGTGGCTATAAGCCTGGGCGTTTCTCGTTTAACGTGAAAGGCGGACGTTGCGAAGGTTGTGGTGGTAATGGCTATCGTACGATAGAAATGAACTTCTTGCCCGATGTAATGGTTCCGTGCGAAGTATGCCACGGAAAACGTTACAACCGCGAAACGCTTGAGGTGCGCTTTAAGGGAAAGTCTATTGCAGATGTTTTGGATATGACGGTTAATATGGCTGTGGAGTTCTTCGAGAACGTCCCGCTTATTCTTCCGAAGATTAAGGCTTTGCAAGATGTAGGTCTGGGCTATATCAAGTTAGGGCAAAGCTCTACAACCTTATCGGGCGGAGAAAGTCAGCGTGTGAAATTGGCAACGGAACTTTCCAAGCGTGATACGGGCAAGACGCTTTATATTCTCGACGAACCTACTACTGGTTTGCACTTTGAAGACATTCGTGTTCTTATGGGTGTGTTGCAGAAACTCGTAGACCGTGGCAATACGGTTGTCATTATCGAGCACAATCTTGACGTAATAAAACAGGCAGATTACATTATTGATATGGGACCTGAAGGCGGACGTGGTGGAGGAAAGGTTGTTGTAACGGGCACTCCGGAAGAGGTTGCGAAGAACCAAGAAAGTTATACTTCGCCATTCATCAGGAAGTTCTTTGAAGGCAATAAAGCTTAATTTTACACCTCAAAGCAAGTAAATCCAGTTACGCTGCTTTGTCTGTACTCTCCGTTTCATAAACGAAAAACAGAAAGGAACGATGTAAATATTTTTTGTAAGAATGTCTATTGCGTAACTGTCTTTCTATCAACACTTTGCAAAACCTATTGTTTTGCATTCCAAAAGCGGCTCTTTTGCACGGTAAAAGCGTAGGTTTTACGTTGCAAAAGAGCCGCTTTCGCAATGTCAAAGCGCAGTTATCACTTTTTAAGAGAATTATCTTTACAAAGCTGTCATTGTTTCCCTATTCTCTTTCAGTAGCAAAAGGGAAATCAAAAGGTGTTCGTTAAGCCCTTTCAATCGCCTTTTTTGCTTTCAGTTTGTTGTTCAGTAAGTTTGTGAACTCGTAGTTTTTCAGTCCCCATTTCGGTGCAATCAGCATCTCGGGAGGGCTTTGTGTAACAAACCTTTCTAATACTAAATCGCTTCTAAGGAGTCCGATGTATTTGGTAATAAGGTCGATATATTCCTCAACAGTATATAAATGGAAAGGCTGTTCTTTGTATATCTTTGCCAACCTTGTACCTTTTATAATCTGCATCTGGTGTATTTTGAGCATCGTCAGCGGTAGCGACGATATGATAGGAGCTTGTCGCAGACTTTCCGCAGCATCTTCACCAGGTAGCCCCATTATAACGTGTCCACCCACATAGATGCCTCTTTTCGCAGTTTCTTCTACTGCTTTGCGTGTGCAGGCAAAGTCGTGCCCACGGTTTATGAATCTTAATGTGTCATCGTTGCAACTTTCAATGCCGTATTCTACTATTAAGAATGTCCGTTTGTTCAGTTCTTCCAAATAGTCCAATAATTCACTGCTGACACAGTCGGGGCGTGTTCCAATCACAATTCCTACCACATCTTCCACTTTCAAAGCTTCTTCGTAAAGCTGTTTTAGCTTATCCACAGTATCGTACGTGTTTGTATATGCTTGGAAATAAGCTAAGTATTTCATATCTGGATATTTCTTTGCAAAGAAGCGTTTTCCGTCTTCCAACTGTTCTGTTACACTCTTCGTGTGGCTGCAATACGATGGATTGAAACTCTTGTTATCGCAGAATATGCAGCCGCCAATACCTATTCTGCCGTCCCGATTAGGACAAGTAAAGCCGGCGTCTATTGAAATCTTTTGCACTCGGAAAGGCAGTTGATTTCTTATCCAAGTACCAAAATCATGATAGTATTGTTCCATTGTTTTGCAAATTTACTTCTTTTTTTGTACTTTTGTTGCATTAAATCAATTTAATATACAATGAAAAAAATACTTCTTATGTGTGCAGCGTTATTAGCAACGTCTATTCATACGTTTGCGGGTGAGCCTCTTAAGTTAGAAGAGATGACAAAAAACACTTTCGCTGCGAAGACAATTTCTGGTATTAACCCATTGAAGGGGACGTCAGACTATGCGCAAATCTCTGCGGATAGAAAGAAAATAGTAACCTATTCTTTTGTTACCGGCAAAGAAACAGGTGTGCTCTTTGATGTTAATAAAGTCAATGGGGCAAAGTTAAAGGAAATAGAAAGCTATGAAATTTCCGACGATGGACAGTTTATACTTATTCAAACGGGTACAAAACGAATTTATCGCCGTTCCTTTACCGCAGACTTCTATTTATATAATGTAAAGAGCAAGTCGCTGAAAAAACTGTCAGAGGGTGGTCCACAGCAAATTCCGACCTTCTCACCAAATGGAAAGTATATCGCATTTGTGCGCAGCAACAATATCTTTGTAACTGATGGAGCAACTGAAAAGCAGATAACGACCGACGGTAAGTTCAACGAGATAATCAACGGATTGCCCGATTGGGTGAACGAAGAGGAGTTTGGATTCAGCAATGCCTTAGCTTGGGGTGCCGACAGCAAGACTTTGAGTTGGATACGTTACGACGAATCGAAGGTG
This window encodes:
- a CDS encoding TIGR01212 family radical SAM protein (This family includes YhcC from E. coli K-12, an uncharacterized radical SAM protein.), producing MEQYYHDFGTWIRNQLPFRVQKISIDAGFTCPNRDGRIGIGGCIFCDNKSFNPSYCSHTKSVTEQLEDGKRFFAKKYPDMKYLAYFQAYTNTYDTVDKLKQLYEEALKVEDVVGIVIGTRPDCVSSELLDYLEELNKRTFLIVEYGIESCNDDTLRFINRGHDFACTRKAVEETAKRGIYVGGHVIMGLPGEDAAESLRQAPIISSLPLTMLKIHQMQIIKGTRLAKIYKEQPFHLYTVEEYIDLITKYIGLLRSDLVLERFVTQSPPEMLIAPKWGLKNYEFTNLLNNKLKAKKAIERA
- a CDS encoding LysM peptidoglycan-binding domain-containing protein, with amino-acid sequence MKHYYKYLLLLVVLVFSVHVVAQTTVWRDLHKVKKKETIFGIAKEYGVSIQELINANPEMKQEGYELKKGNWIFVPYAKGGDKKYTAGTESNTISNTAKKPITANTPVTNTVRIGVMLPLHREDGDGLRMVEYYRGILLALEQMKQEGINTDVHAWNVPKDADIRTTLIDKNASTLDIIFGPLYSNQVKPLGDFCQRYGIKMVIPFSIEAKEVATNPNIFQVYQDYNRLAKKATACFFERFQKTHHPIFINCNDESSQVGSFTSGLRKQLELANIRYNVTSINTPQINFVKQFSPSQPNVIVINSEKSPYLNKVFTKLDSLKRTNPGIAISIYGYNEWFMYQDYNLSNYFKYGVYIPSTYYYNKVAKKTEALEKLYIKKYGEPMKNTYIPRFAIIGYDQAQFFIRGIRNKGKNFKGTSAEVGYAPLQTRYNFERIGEGGYINNHFQLVHFKVDQTMENLVY
- a CDS encoding gliding motility-associated C-terminal domain-containing protein; translation: MQTYFNKISLIVVLFLFTTNVFSQSCEPYGTYIGENGSTETINSAQGFSGSAPLTVDFVANPVVDYPNGTHFEWHFFEQANRKNAFLIRYEQNTQYTFTTAGSFQICLYEILGSDTINIYDPITVSISESEIVFPNAFSPNGDGINDVYKAKKGFKSIVEFRAIIFNRWGQKLFEWTDPNEGWDGTFNGKPVAQGVYFVNVKAKGADGRKFHIKKDVNLLRGYNETTTQMP
- the uvrA gene encoding excinuclease ABC subunit UvrA, which produces MNDKIEVLGARVHNLKGVDVTMPRNALIVFTGLSGSGKSSLAFDTIFAEGQRRYIETFSAYARNFLGGMERPDVDKITGLSPVISIEQKTTSKNPRSTVGTTTEIYDYLRLLYARAGTAYSYMSGEAMVKYTEERVVEMILHDYTDKSIYVLAPLVRNRKGHYRELFEQMRRKGYLYIRVDGEILEITRGMKVDRYKNHNIEVVIDRLKLGAANDETFKDRLAKTVSVAMKQGDSLIMIMEKDSGSAKYFSKRLMDPVTGIAYKDPAPNIFSFNSPEGACPHCKGLGKISEIDLGKVIPETALSIHEGAIIPLGKYKNQMIFWQIDAILEKSECTLKTPVKDIPKEVLDEILYGSLDKVRISKELVHTNSDYFSTFDGVIKYLRSVMENDETAAGKKWADQFIAERECPECNGQRLNREALSYRIWDKNIAELSAMDITDLKVWIEEVEKHISEKQQLIAKEILKEIRKRINFLLDVGLDYLSLNRQSATLSGGESQRIRLATQIGSQLVNVLYILDEPSIGLHQRDNNRLIKSLRELRDLGNTVIVVEHDEDMMRAADWIVDIGPKAGRKGGEVVFQGTYEQMLKTHTLTAQYLNGEQQIALPEVHRKGNGKSIWLYGCKGNNLKDVDIEFPLGKLIVVTGVSGSGKSTLINETLQPILSQHFYRSLKTPMEYSKIEGIDNVDKVVNVDQSPIGRTPRSNPATYTGVFSDIRNLFVNLPEAKIRGYKPGRFSFNVKGGRCEGCGGNGYRTIEMNFLPDVMVPCEVCHGKRYNRETLEVRFKGKSIADVLDMTVNMAVEFFENVPLILPKIKALQDVGLGYIKLGQSSTTLSGGESQRVKLATELSKRDTGKTLYILDEPTTGLHFEDIRVLMGVLQKLVDRGNTVVIIEHNLDVIKQADYIIDMGPEGGRGGGKVVVTGTPEEVAKNQESYTSPFIRKFFEGNKA